ACAACATCCATCCGTTCGCAatcatgaagattaaaaaaaCCCAAAGTGATAAAAGCGGAGTGAATATCAAACCTCATGGCACATTCACGAgaccaaaatacaaaaaaaaaaagcatcaggtGCATAAAAACAGACTGGTTTGTTCACAGTGGTCACACATCATCTTAAACGTGTCGATTTAAAAATCCAGATGATACGTCATCCTGAAGTGGGAATTAAAGACTGTTTGCCTCGGAAACAAGTGAAATTAAAAGGCTCCGCTCGAGACGATAAACGAGGACGTAAAGAATGGAAATAACGACGCAGTGGACGGTTCAGAGCCACTCCAGATCCGAGACACATGAAGAGCGTATGATACAAGTCCAGCGGGGATCACTTCTTGGCCTGTTTGGGGACTGTGTTCCTGGGCGGAGTCACAGGACGACTCGAGTTGGGTTTCTTCTTCTCTGCTGGCTTCAAAATCTGCAGATTAAACACATGAATCCAGCTGAATAACGTGAAAGTCTGAATCAGCTTTTAGAGTTTATAACACCATagccattataatgaatgcataatacaTTATAAACCAAGGATCAGAGCAGGACTGAACGCACCTGGAAGGAGCACATGAGGGTCTCGTCCACGCTCATCATGGCTCCAGCGTTGTCAAACTCTCCACAGTAGTTCGGTGCGGAGAACAGAGTCACCAGCTGCCGCTTGGCGAAGAACTCGTATCCGTCCTCCACCACctgcacacacacgcgcgcacacacacacacaggaagagGAAGTTCAGGAGCTGATACATATCAGTCAAACAACTCACTACTTCACTGAATCACAGCTGGACAGTTGGAACATTCATAGCTGTTTTTGTGAATTAAAAGCCAGCGATTTTCTTCTGGTCACTTCATGCATGCATTTCTTTGTTCCtctttattactttatatttgcATATATGCTTTGGagctatatttatttaatcaggtttattatattattattatataacttaaATTCAAAACCATTTGAactcatgaaataaaaaaaataaataaataaaatacctgGATTAAAATACTCTCTTTTAATTCAGCTAGTTACCAAGACATCATTTTTATACATTAGTTTAATTTAATAGACTAAAATAAAGAACTTAAAATTAAAGATGAATAAAACtatactggcaaaaaaaaaaaaaaaaaaagactagaaTTTACTAAAAGACAACATTTAGAACAAACACTTTTGTTACAaaatgaaattatacaaataaaaactactacaaaaaaaacactataactaCATCTTAgttgtactaaaataacacaaagtCAATAATTATTTACATAGAATTGTTGAGgtttattaatttgtaattatttttaaaggttATAATTACATTGATAATTATTTTTCTAGCTATTAATGcaaattaaaagcattttattctcatttatttcttcctGGAACAAAATGTGCAAAGAAATTGTGGTAATGCATGTCAAAATGTTGGCAGGGCAGATCAATATTTGACTATCAGAAAGAAACCCCTACTGTTATGATCATAAGGAAGCATGTAAAGGAAGTAAACTCAAACACTTGTACTCTATATTCCACTTCTATTTGATCAACTCGTATTCTTTCATAATGTGAATCGAATATTTTATACATGAACACATggttaatgtaaaatgtattactaATTGTGAGCAAATTAACTGTTCTGATAAAATTACTGCTGCGATACAATAAACaccattatactgtaaaatagaatattaataaaaaatactacaaagTCTTGAATATTAGAATTGTAATGTTAAAgtcttaatttattaatttcaaaCAACAAACTTTATTTTGGCAGTTTGTTGGCATACAAATacagagcaaaataaatattGCAATAAAACTCCAGTACTATAACATTAATTGAGTATTTAATAAagatacaaaattataaatgtaatataaatcatTGTTTTTTGTGTGCGTTTTGttggtgtacacacacacacacacacacacaatatacatttttttattattattatattttaatttatacaattatatatacaaattatataaaatacataattatataaaatacatatacatatatacacatactaggggtgtgcacggatagtcgaacattcgaatattcgttctgctctattcgataaataaaaatgatattcgaatttcgctatatttttgcttgccataaatttaaaataaaacctaattcggtcactttctgtgattatccacggcatatttgaagatgtatatctacttcaaatatgccgtggagaatcacagaaagtggccgaattcaagaacattgttgcagcatctctcaagcaacgaataaacaccgctaacttggagaatgcagtgaaaactcctcttctcgcgtctgccctagaccctcggcacaaacatctcaggtttctcgatgaaaacatgagagaagtaagaaaaaaataactttgttgaacattatcagaacattttccttgatgcgagtggtgcgtcaccaacgatgaagaagatgcaatgcccactgagccagttcttcagcgatgattacagagagtccagccgagacgagtgggaacagttcttgctttatccaccagatgaggatcccattcagtggtgaaaccaaaacacgaagcgcttcacaaaacgtattcgcttagcacaccgttatttgtgagtcccgacaacgtctgtgccgtcagagcacgttttctccgcggtcggccttaatgttaacagactaaggagccgactttcccccgatcatgtttacatgcccgcatttcttgtaaaacatgtaaaacaatagaaactgtcagcaaatcttttttgctttttttctaagttaagtgtaagctacattctgtacaatagcctaatcgctgctttacgttttttcttcgttcactttttttgcttttaatctgtacttttgtttgtttgcacgcattgttaaaggttttcagctacaaaacacgatgtgtgatgttcaagcttattgtgtgtaagcttgttcaaaaatgaaggaaacaaatgttgctgaaaaataacgtctgtctcattaaacttaatttagataaacgaatattcgaatatttgttgtgagctcaaatattcgaatgtgatatttgtggaaaacgcccatccctaatacatacatacatacatgagaGAGACAAAAATGTATAGAAAcactttacagtaaaataattagtaaaaaaTAATCGTATTTTATAGTAAGATTAAAATTGCAATATTCTTATTCACATTTCCAATAACTGGACGTTCATGTTAGATGAAACTAAGTGACTCTCCCAGCAGAGACGGATGACTACAACAAGAGAACGCTGACACAATACTAGAGAGTGACTACAGGTTAGACAATTACTGAAGTCAACTACGGGTTTCCTCTTCATATTTCCCCATACTTTTAGCGTTATTCTTTAGAGAGGGAAACATTTAGAGACGGTTCTGTGAGGCGTTTTAGGAAAAACCCTCTCTACGATGATCTAAATCCATCTAAAAGCACCGCTGCTACAGATGTCAGATCCAGCACATGCAACAAATCATCATAGAACTCCTTAAACACTGGAGACTAGAGCTTGAGATGTAGGGAAAAAACCTATGACTGCAGTATTTACTTTCTATGTGACATACTGTATATTTCAGAAATATTCACCAAATGATTTTCCCAAATCATTCAAGCCCTATTCACACTTggttatatacaaaaaaaatactaatttaatcaaaatattgttcatgttagtttcagggttattacagtaaacttaaacaagccaaaaaaaaaaaaaaaaatctagttttcaATTAGTTTAACTGgatgaattaaaataaactgtatatatatatatatatatatatatatatatatatatattagagcccgaccgatatatcggccggccgatataagctaattgcatttaaatcggcatcggcatttataacggccgatgaaacatgagaaacagagtctcatgcttcactcatgttatgagtgttgcatagtgtgcccaccagagggagctctgcagctccagagttaacaacagcgccagaagtccactacagaagaaagcgatcaactgttttgacggtgagtctgtcgttcgtcatgtgaaatgattgtagatttagttcataccctgtatataaaaactgtgtggtagttctagctaacggtcctatcattatcacttctaaatattctgtaacatcacttacagccgctaatgcattgctatattagattagccacaaagctaataccatgtttatcagtggaagcgaacgttaataggagatcaaactataacgttagcatttaacttattcttattctattgcggtgtgtttcccacataatgaccgcgtaattgggcctttcacactggacgcggTATGCatggcgcttgccgctgggttcagcgttgcccttcagatacaacgcgatttgcgctgcgctatggcttAGGTGGAGtattaaaaacgtttagcgggagctctttcatagtctgttcctcctcctttcggtcagcagcaaacatgtatctgtcccgttgtaagaagcgagcgatagcgctagtcctgctgatgagaattaagagagaagcaaggaagaagaggctaccctcaggtccagagaacaatttggtgaattcaggctggttacgttactctaacgctaatagcttcctttttagcaggccccttaaatgcttgctattaacttgtctgaaggtggttcttctcaaaattgacagcggtgtgttcatgacactaacattaaccattcaacttcgaattgattccctaatcttccggtaatagtaggcatgacgatgttttgattcagactgcacaaagagaagaggagaagatatacgggtctgttgtgaatgtgtctgtgagagcaaatatagtgtagttacagtaactacagtaggtgcgtcagaaatgattaaaccagaggggacatgtaaataaatgtgagctgaacaagcgcttttttttttacatattgtttcaaagcagctttacagacacaacaggaaaatgttgaaataatattgttaaatataagtaggtaatacctattacttgacaaataaaaaaatatatatatatttctaatttttgcctatgtaggagatcccagtttattattattataattctaatgatacatggtgatattaatacacatgcttattctttctccgtctctctttctgcctacagatggctgaaaaaggtgaatgctgtagcagcaaagtgtgggactacttctgcaaatactttaactttagtattataatttatttacagtaaacacacagactgttaaaaccagcttcaactggaagaaagtaaaagtgttaaatgtttaaaaccagactgttttttgatcattaaaaaaatatatacttttgatgtgcaattgtttagtcattgagactgtaatctaaggcttttttttaacatagtccattctggaaaatggtttatacagcccacatacatagaacagtagatattttgctattgaatgttgtgtaaatgcagtttataggaaatgggtctaatatccagattatttttaaaatcaaaatatcggcttataaatcggctcttttcaagttaatatcggcatcggcccccaaaaatccatatcggtcgggctctaatatatatatacacacacacacacacaaaaacttcaaatgacaaaaacaaacaacaaaagtaCTATAGCTAACCAAAATCGACAatttaatctaataaaaaaatagcatcaaTGAGTCACAGTACAAATCAATgttaacttttgattttaaacctttattaaatgctgaaattatcatgaattattaaatataagTATCGTTCAGTTACTGTAGTTAACGAATACTGAACAGAGTAAAGTGattctttctattttaataaacttcatctctgtgatgcaatgctgaattttcagcatcattacttcagaacAGCAGTGTACAAACAAAAACTGCAATTAAActcctaaataaataataatgtatttaattaaaaaaaaaaaaactagtaagaCTGTAGACTGAAGCgtactgtgttcatttacacgaACAGCAAACACACCAAGCTGCTGATAAAACAGTGTATGAGGAGCAGCTCGCGTGTAAATGAACACATCACCGCGCTTCACTCTGAAATGAGCATCAGTGTCATACTGCCTCACCTGGTGAGCCCTGCAGATCAGATCCAGGTCGTGTTTGTGGAGGAACTTAGCCACTACTTCCGCTCCGAAGGTGAATGACACACCTCGGTCGTTCTCACCCCATCCCAGCACATCCTTATCCGGGTCGGACCACAGCAGGTCACACAGGAGACCCTGGTCCGGGACATCTGTGGGTCTCATGATCCTTCTGATCTGCTCCATGGACTGAAGATCCGGAGACAAACCTGAGGAACAGCAGAAACTGCTGGAGATTAGGTTCCTAGAGACGCTGCATCTGTTCAGGGATCATACGAGACTCTGATGATGTCAGTGGAAATCATAAACTGATGAAGTAAGAGGATTTAAACAGACAGTAAACAGAAAGCAGATGTTCAGGCTTCTCATTTTACATGCGTCATGTATCTGAAGTCTTTCCTGCAGAGAAAGATCTAACTTTCTCATGAAGCATTAGGAGGGTTGATTCACTTTAGCGATTAGTTCAAAAGGACATTCATGTTAATGACTGGAGAAAAAACACTAAGATATAGTTTTGTAACAAAAATAGTTCATTAAATACTGTTTTTAATTCAGTAGCACAAGTTTGTTTTTCGCTTACatcttaataattttaaattaaacggcatattttaattttttttaatcaaggacACAATAAATTTGTCAAAAGTGACATttgaggcatttataatgttgcaaaagatttctgtttcaaataaatgctgttctttttaactttctgttcatctgtggatcctgaaaaataaaatgcatcactgtttccacaaaaatattcgtctgtgttcaacactgaaatgtttctcgagcagtgaatcatcatatgttcatgatttctgaagatcatgtgacactgaagactggaggaatgatgctgaaaatacagcggagcatcacagaaataaattacactttaacacagattcacacagaacacagatgttttacattagaataatatttcacagttatactgtatttttgaacaaataaatgcagccttgatgatcagaagagacttatttcaaaaagacttataaaaatTTACCAAACTAAACGTTTGAACAGTAGCGtatatttaattgaaaatatatattttaaaaatattatattgtaactttttatatattattattattatatctttatattcttttattaaaaatatttttatgcatttattattttatataattatataatatatgcatgtatatattctttatttatataatgtatgaaCTAAATGTCCAGCAACAGTGTTTATAAAACTAACCTACGTACAGAAAAAGACTAACAAATGGATTTGAGATTTAACTTGGACTCGTGACAAAACACTGGTGATGTGACTCAAGACTTAAGCACAATGTTTTGAAAACTGCCAAACAAAGATGCCCTCGTAAAAAGTGTGAGCTTTAATGGATACCATAAAAACTCAGATTCATGACATTCCTCGCAGAAGAAGAGCCAGCACTTGTTCAGCAGGTGAAAGTCTCTCTGGTTATCTACAAgtgtacagcacacacacacacacacctccatgaCAGCAGAAGATCTTCTCATCCACGATGGCAGCGATGGGCAGACAGTTGAAGCAGTCTGTGAACGTCTTCCAGAGCTTGATGTTGTAGCGTCTCCTGCCTAAACACACAGCATGAGTTTGAGATCACCTGCAGGATTTATTATTTAACACTAGttcacatttaaatgaataagcagAGCTCTAGAGGAACAGACTCTGCTAAAAATACACTCTGGTTCCCTTCACTCTCGACGATGCTCAATAATTAATTCTGCACTGAACGAGAGTCACTGTTC
Above is a window of Carassius carassius chromosome 4, fCarCar2.1, whole genome shotgun sequence DNA encoding:
- the LOC132140095 gene encoding serine/threonine-protein phosphatase PP1-gamma catalytic subunit B-like — its product is MADIDKLNIDSIIQRLLEVRGSKPGKNVQLQENEIRGLCLKSREIFLSQPILLELEAPLKVCGDIHGQYYDLLRLFEYGGYPPESNYLFLGDYVDRGKQSLETICLLLAYKIKYPENFFLLRGNHECASINRIYGFYDECRRRYNIKLWKTFTDCFNCLPIAAIVDEKIFCCHGGLSPDLQSMEQIRRIMRPTDVPDQGLLCDLLWSDPDKDVLGWGENDRGVSFTFGAEVVAKFLHKHDLDLICRAHQVVEDGYEFFAKRQLVTLFSAPNYCGEFDNAGAMMSVDETLMCSFQILKPAEKKKPNSSRPVTPPRNTVPKQAKK